From Pandoraea norimbergensis, the proteins below share one genomic window:
- a CDS encoding MlaC/ttg2D family ABC transporter substrate-binding protein, translated as MKKFWLIPVMAFMTLTAAGSAMAQAQAPDALVKQTVSEVMAAAKTDPNIQRGDLNSITKLIETKIMPHADFAKTTQLATGRAWATATPAQRDQLTTEFRKLLLYTYAGAIASIRDQQVEYKPFRAQPGDTDVAVNTSVLNNGQPFELDYRLYKTASGEWKLYDMSVFGSWLIQTYRSQFAEQINKSGIDGLIQFLKTRNQQLSGGK; from the coding sequence ATGAAGAAGTTCTGGCTCATTCCCGTCATGGCATTCATGACGCTTACCGCTGCGGGCTCGGCGATGGCACAGGCCCAGGCGCCTGACGCGCTGGTCAAGCAGACGGTGTCCGAGGTCATGGCCGCTGCCAAGACCGATCCGAACATTCAACGCGGTGACCTGAACAGCATTACCAAGCTGATCGAAACCAAGATCATGCCGCACGCGGATTTCGCGAAGACCACGCAACTGGCCACTGGCCGTGCATGGGCGACGGCCACGCCGGCGCAACGCGATCAGCTCACGACCGAGTTCCGGAAGTTGCTGCTGTACACGTACGCCGGTGCTATCGCATCGATTCGTGATCAACAGGTCGAGTACAAGCCGTTCCGCGCGCAACCGGGCGATACCGATGTCGCGGTCAACACCAGCGTGCTCAACAATGGCCAGCCGTTCGAGCTCGACTACCGCCTGTACAAGACGGCGAGTGGCGAATGGAAACTGTATGACATGAGCGTGTTCGGCTCGTGGCTGATCCAGACGTACCGCAGCCAGTTTGCCGAGCAGATCAACAAGAGCGGAATCGATGGTCTGATCCAGTTCCTGAAGACGCGCAACCAGCAGCTCTCGGGCGGCAAGTAA
- a CDS encoding thiamine phosphate synthase gives MTMSARAAAPVSSDSGQTDPLSHVTCLPADAPLALAWQQAAGAIRARLAPWPDASTTAQWRLHAQVPPGGFAKGDVFWWPLTPQGALDTGTSVQIDVWRAAGAVVLCSRALPRGGVEDTLYADGEIYRVAGVDDPAFFPAFAAFLDCGFAPHDALVLGRAWRTDGRHARAEDADALGDWPTVLETFPEVVGQVPSPGEFPACPARLGLYPVLPDAGWCERMADLQVGTVQLRVKDPAHPALTSEIARTVAAGKRVTHDSAWFINDHWREAAQANAYGVHLGQEDMAALSAAEVESLHASGMRLGISTHGYYEILAAHHFRPSYLAVGAVFPTTTKVIATAPQGLAKLARYVKLISPHYPLVAIGGIDAQNLPQVLETGVGCTAVVRAVTEAADVATAVKGMQAEFAKRA, from the coding sequence ATGACGATGTCTGCCCGCGCGGCTGCACCGGTGTCCAGCGATTCGGGGCAGACTGATCCTTTGTCTCATGTGACGTGCCTGCCGGCCGACGCGCCGCTCGCGTTGGCGTGGCAACAGGCGGCCGGCGCGATCCGCGCCCGTCTCGCGCCGTGGCCGGACGCCAGCACGACTGCGCAATGGCGCCTGCACGCGCAGGTACCGCCGGGCGGTTTTGCCAAAGGTGACGTGTTCTGGTGGCCGCTGACGCCGCAAGGCGCACTGGATACCGGCACCTCGGTGCAAATCGACGTGTGGCGTGCGGCGGGTGCCGTTGTGCTGTGCTCGCGTGCGTTACCGCGTGGCGGTGTCGAAGACACGTTGTATGCGGACGGCGAAATCTATCGCGTGGCCGGCGTGGACGATCCCGCATTTTTCCCCGCATTCGCCGCGTTTCTCGACTGCGGCTTTGCACCGCACGATGCGCTCGTGCTTGGCCGCGCGTGGCGCACCGACGGCCGCCATGCGCGGGCGGAAGATGCCGATGCGCTGGGTGACTGGCCGACGGTGTTGGAGACGTTCCCTGAAGTGGTCGGCCAGGTGCCGAGCCCCGGCGAATTTCCCGCATGTCCGGCGCGGCTGGGGCTGTACCCCGTGCTCCCCGATGCCGGCTGGTGCGAGCGCATGGCTGATCTTCAGGTCGGCACTGTGCAGCTTCGCGTCAAGGACCCGGCCCATCCCGCACTGACGTCGGAGATCGCGCGCACGGTTGCCGCCGGCAAGCGCGTGACGCACGACAGCGCATGGTTCATCAATGACCATTGGCGCGAAGCGGCGCAGGCAAACGCTTACGGCGTGCATCTGGGGCAGGAGGACATGGCGGCGCTTTCCGCCGCCGAAGTCGAATCGCTGCACGCGAGCGGCATGCGGCTAGGCATCAGCACGCACGGCTATTACGAGATTCTTGCCGCTCACCACTTCCGCCCGAGCTATCTCGCCGTGGGGGCCGTGTTCCCGACGACGACCAAGGTCATCGCCACCGCGCCGCAAGGGCTGGCCAAGCTCGCGCGGTACGTGAAGCTGATTTCGCCGCACTATCCGCTCGTTGCCATCGGCGGCATCGACGCGCAGAACTTGCCGCAGGTGCTTGAGACTGGCGTGGGGTGTACGGCTGTGGTGCGTGCCGTGACGGAGGCGGCCGACGTGGCGACTGCCGTCAAGGGCATGCAAGCGGAATTTGCGAAGCGGGCGTGA
- a CDS encoding thiazole synthase, with product MNAITESANVAAGSTRDALTLYDTRFGSRFLLGTARYPSLQALNDSIDTARPGMVTVALRRQLSGTGAQVSESHFWDTLRRLAVPVLPNTAGCHSVQEAVTTAQMAREVFETDWIKLELIGDDYTLQPDPFGLVTAAEQLIRDGFKVLPYCTEDLVLCRRLLDVGCQALMPWGAPIGTGKGVINPYGLRLLRDRLPDTPLIVDAGLGLPSHACQVMEWGFDGVLLNTAVALAAQPVEMAGAFASAIKAGRSAWLAGPMAERESAEASTPVVGVPFWHSKDYS from the coding sequence ATGAACGCAATTACCGAATCGGCCAACGTGGCCGCAGGCAGCACGCGCGACGCGCTGACCCTCTATGACACTCGCTTCGGCAGCCGCTTTTTGCTCGGCACTGCGCGCTACCCGTCGTTGCAGGCGCTGAACGATTCCATCGATACCGCCCGTCCCGGCATGGTGACCGTGGCGCTGCGCCGTCAACTCTCGGGCACCGGCGCGCAAGTGTCCGAAAGCCATTTCTGGGACACGCTGCGACGTCTCGCCGTGCCCGTGCTGCCAAACACAGCCGGCTGCCATTCCGTGCAGGAAGCGGTGACCACCGCACAAATGGCACGCGAAGTGTTCGAGACCGACTGGATCAAGCTCGAACTCATCGGTGACGACTACACCTTGCAGCCCGACCCGTTCGGTCTCGTCACGGCCGCGGAACAACTGATTCGCGACGGCTTCAAGGTGCTGCCGTACTGCACTGAAGATCTGGTGCTGTGCCGCCGTTTGCTGGACGTGGGTTGTCAGGCGCTGATGCCGTGGGGCGCGCCGATCGGCACCGGCAAGGGCGTGATCAATCCGTATGGCCTGCGCTTGCTGCGCGATCGCCTGCCCGACACGCCGCTCATCGTCGATGCAGGTCTCGGTCTGCCGTCGCATGCCTGTCAGGTGATGGAATGGGGCTTCGACGGCGTGCTGCTGAACACCGCCGTGGCGCTGGCGGCACAGCCGGTGGAAATGGCTGGCGCGTTTGCTTCTGCCATCAAGGCCGGTCGTAGCGCATGGCTCGCCGGGCCGATGGCCGAGCGCGAGAGCGCCGAAGCCAGCACGCCGGTGGTCGGCGTGCCGTTCTGGCACAGCAAGGATTATTCATGA
- a CDS encoding ABC transporter ATP-binding protein: MAAIEIRNVKKRYQALQALKGVSFSIEEGEFFGLLGPNGAGKTTLISILAGLARADAGSISVLGHDVVRDYRNARRKLGVVPQELVFDPFFSVRETLRIQSGYFGLTRNDDWIDEVMANLDLTDKADANMRQLSGGMKRRVLVAQALVHRPPVIVLDEPTAGVDVELRQTLWKFISRLNREGHTIVLTTHYLEEAEALCDRIAMLKRGEVVALERTASLLQRFAGTRLVLRFRQGTLPDSLRPLLVDGQDTGGRQFALRLAGCDEVESILATCRAAGGIVEDIEIQKADLEDVFVQIMSGARAQEVAA; encoded by the coding sequence ATGGCCGCCATCGAAATCCGTAACGTCAAAAAACGCTATCAGGCGTTGCAGGCGCTCAAGGGCGTCAGCTTCTCGATCGAAGAAGGTGAATTTTTCGGTCTGCTCGGCCCCAACGGCGCCGGCAAGACGACGCTCATCAGTATCCTCGCAGGTCTGGCCCGTGCCGACGCTGGCAGCATCAGCGTGCTCGGTCACGACGTCGTGCGCGACTACCGCAACGCCCGCCGCAAGCTCGGCGTGGTGCCGCAGGAGCTCGTCTTCGACCCGTTCTTTTCGGTGCGTGAGACGTTGCGCATTCAGTCGGGCTACTTCGGCCTCACGCGCAACGACGACTGGATCGACGAAGTGATGGCCAATCTCGATCTGACCGACAAGGCCGACGCGAACATGCGCCAGCTCTCGGGCGGCATGAAGCGCCGCGTGCTGGTGGCGCAGGCGCTCGTGCATCGTCCGCCGGTGATCGTCCTCGACGAGCCCACCGCCGGGGTCGACGTCGAATTGCGTCAGACGCTCTGGAAGTTCATCTCGCGCCTGAACCGCGAAGGCCACACCATCGTCCTCACCACGCACTATCTCGAAGAAGCCGAGGCGCTGTGCGACCGCATTGCCATGCTCAAGCGCGGCGAAGTCGTCGCACTGGAACGTACGGCATCGCTGTTGCAGCGTTTTGCGGGCACGCGGCTGGTACTGCGCTTCCGTCAGGGCACGCTGCCCGATTCGCTGCGTCCGCTCCTCGTGGACGGACAAGACACCGGCGGGCGTCAGTTCGCGCTGCGTCTGGCGGGCTGCGACGAAGTCGAGTCGATTCTCGCTACCTGCCGTGCGGCCGGCGGGATCGTCGAAGACATTGAAATTCAGAAGGCAGATCTCGAAGACGTTTTCGTGCAGATCATGTCCGGTGCGCGCGCGCAGGAGGTGGCGGCATGA
- a CDS encoding ABC transporter ATP-binding protein, protein MPNTENLLELRDVSFGYGERLVLSGLNMRFPRGKVIAVMGGSGCGKTTVLRLIGGLVHASRGVVDFDGTDVSSLDRDGWYKLRRRMGMLFQFGALFTDMTVFDNVAFPLREHTRLDEEMIRDLVLMKLNAVGLRGARDMKPAEISGGMARRVALARTIALDPDLVMYDEPFTGLDPISMGITANLIRKLNDALGATSIIVSHDVSETFAIADYIYFITEGRIGAEGTPEDLRASQDPTVRQFIDAQPDGPVKFQYPALPLAEDFGIGGRA, encoded by the coding sequence ATCCCGAATACGGAAAATCTGCTCGAATTGCGCGACGTTAGCTTCGGTTATGGCGAACGTCTCGTCCTTTCCGGGCTGAACATGCGGTTTCCGCGCGGCAAGGTGATTGCGGTCATGGGCGGTTCCGGCTGTGGGAAGACTACGGTCCTGCGCCTGATCGGCGGTCTGGTGCATGCCAGCCGTGGCGTCGTCGATTTCGATGGCACCGATGTGTCGTCGCTGGACCGTGATGGCTGGTACAAGTTGCGCCGCCGCATGGGCATGTTGTTCCAGTTTGGCGCGCTCTTTACTGACATGACGGTGTTCGACAATGTGGCGTTTCCGCTGCGTGAACATACGCGTCTCGACGAAGAGATGATTCGCGATCTGGTGCTTATGAAGCTCAACGCCGTGGGCCTGCGCGGGGCGCGCGACATGAAGCCGGCCGAGATTTCGGGCGGCATGGCGCGACGCGTGGCGCTGGCGCGCACGATCGCGCTCGATCCGGATCTCGTCATGTACGACGAGCCGTTCACCGGTCTCGACCCGATCTCGATGGGCATCACGGCGAACCTGATTCGCAAGCTCAACGATGCGTTGGGCGCCACGTCGATCATCGTGTCGCACGATGTTTCCGAGACTTTCGCCATCGCCGACTACATTTATTTCATTACCGAAGGCCGGATCGGTGCCGAGGGGACGCCGGAGGACCTGCGGGCCTCGCAGGACCCGACCGTGCGCCAGTTTATCGACGCGCAGCCGGACGGCCCGGTGAAGTTTCAGTACCCCGCGTTGCCGCTTGCGGAAGATTTCGGCATCGGAGGCCGCGCATGA
- the mlaD gene encoding outer membrane lipid asymmetry maintenance protein MlaD, which yields MKKHPLDFWVGLFVVLGFAALLFLALKAGNMSSLSFSSTYPVTVRFDNIGGLKPRAAVKSAGVVVGRVSSIQFDDKRYLASVTLNIDSQYQFPKDSSAKILTSGLLGEQYIGLEPGGDDQMLKAGDTITLTQSAIVLENLIGQFLYNKAADAGGAQPGGASAAPAPAAAPGQGATANQGK from the coding sequence ATGAAAAAACACCCTCTCGACTTCTGGGTCGGCTTGTTCGTGGTTCTCGGCTTCGCGGCACTGCTGTTTCTCGCACTCAAGGCGGGTAACATGAGTTCGCTGTCGTTCTCGAGTACGTACCCGGTCACCGTGCGCTTTGACAATATCGGCGGGCTCAAGCCGCGCGCCGCCGTCAAGAGCGCGGGCGTGGTGGTCGGACGCGTGTCGTCGATTCAGTTCGACGATAAACGCTATCTGGCCAGCGTCACGCTCAACATCGATTCGCAGTACCAGTTCCCGAAAGATTCGTCGGCGAAGATCCTGACCTCCGGCCTGCTCGGTGAGCAGTACATCGGGCTCGAACCCGGGGGTGACGATCAAATGTTGAAAGCCGGTGATACGATCACGCTCACGCAGTCCGCAATTGTGTTGGAAAACCTGATCGGCCAGTTCCTGTATAACAAGGCGGCGGATGCTGGCGGAGCCCAACCGGGCGGCGCGTCGGCAGCGCCTGCACCGGCTGCCGCGCCGGGACAAGGGGCAACGGCTAACCAAGGAAAATAA
- a CDS encoding STAS domain-containing protein, with protein sequence MLALQTDLTHDTAGEVLAQAIDRIDAGETHVDCAGLTRFDSSALAVLLALRRHAGRRGLTLAFTNLPTGLASLALVYGVDHLLSS encoded by the coding sequence ATGCTCGCTTTGCAAACCGATCTCACGCACGACACCGCCGGCGAGGTGCTCGCGCAGGCCATCGATCGCATCGACGCGGGGGAAACCCACGTCGATTGCGCGGGGCTCACGCGCTTCGACTCGTCGGCACTCGCTGTGCTGCTGGCCTTGCGCCGCCATGCCGGCCGACGTGGGTTGACGTTGGCGTTCACTAACTTGCCGACCGGATTGGCCAGTCTCGCGCTGGTGTACGGCGTCGACCATCTGCTATCGAGCTGA
- a CDS encoding FAD-dependent oxidoreductase yields MSASTSRPDVAVLGGGLSGRLVAWQLIRTGARVALYERGDADGSSAAGWVAAAMLAPLAEAAVAEPSIVEMGAVGLERWPGLIDGLPEHVFFQRNGTLVVWHQPDRAEAVMFDRRMRANAPPELLRGGVERLGGQGAKSLADVEPALAGRFQEGWLLPNEGQLDNRQLLRALAAGLAKAGADLHWNTEITEGDYPDAGLVIDCRGLGARAALTQLRGVRGEVVRIHAPGIGLRRPVRLLHPRYPIYIAPKENDLYVIGATELESEDMSPMTVRSALELLSAAHSLNPAFGEARIVELNVNCRPALPDHLPRVQWDGARLLRVNGLYRHGYLLAPAVTGEACALAQALMQTKGAPTAVGDALDWETWRASRPWPDLFRRA; encoded by the coding sequence ATGAGCGCCTCGACTTCACGTCCCGACGTTGCCGTGCTCGGCGGAGGCCTGTCCGGGCGCCTCGTCGCGTGGCAACTGATTCGCACCGGCGCGCGTGTCGCGCTCTATGAGCGCGGCGATGCCGACGGCTCGTCCGCAGCCGGTTGGGTGGCCGCCGCCATGCTCGCGCCGCTGGCCGAAGCGGCCGTGGCCGAGCCGAGCATCGTCGAAATGGGCGCCGTCGGGCTGGAGCGCTGGCCCGGGCTGATCGACGGACTTCCCGAACACGTGTTCTTCCAACGCAACGGCACGCTCGTCGTGTGGCACCAGCCTGACCGCGCCGAAGCCGTCATGTTCGACCGTCGCATGCGCGCTAACGCCCCGCCTGAACTGCTGCGCGGTGGTGTCGAACGTCTTGGCGGTCAAGGGGCGAAATCGCTTGCCGATGTCGAACCCGCGCTCGCCGGCCGCTTTCAGGAAGGCTGGCTGCTGCCCAACGAGGGCCAGCTCGATAACCGCCAGTTGCTGCGTGCACTCGCCGCAGGGCTGGCAAAAGCCGGTGCCGACCTGCACTGGAACACGGAAATTACCGAAGGGGACTACCCCGACGCGGGTCTCGTCATCGACTGTCGCGGTCTGGGCGCGCGCGCGGCGCTCACGCAGCTTCGCGGCGTGCGCGGTGAAGTGGTGCGTATTCACGCACCGGGGATCGGCCTGCGCCGTCCGGTGCGATTGCTGCATCCGCGTTATCCGATCTACATCGCGCCTAAAGAGAACGATCTCTATGTGATCGGCGCGACCGAGCTTGAATCCGAAGACATGTCGCCGATGACGGTGCGCTCGGCGCTCGAATTGCTATCGGCAGCGCATTCGCTGAACCCTGCGTTCGGCGAGGCGCGCATCGTCGAGTTGAACGTCAACTGCCGCCCGGCGCTACCCGATCACCTGCCGCGAGTGCAGTGGGACGGCGCGCGGTTGTTGCGCGTGAACGGTCTCTACCGGCACGGCTATCTGCTGGCGCCGGCGGTGACCGGCGAAGCGTGCGCACTGGCGCAGGCATTGATGCAAACGAAGGGCGCGCCAACAGCAGTGGGAGACGCGCTCGATTGGGAGACGTGGCGAGCAAGCCGGCCTTGGCCGGACCTGTTCCGCCGGGCTTGA
- a CDS encoding GNAT family N-acetyltransferase, with protein MRPADLPQVLVVQAQAYGDVMLESEATLGSRLALSPATCWVAVDETAVVAGYLFTHPWQLAAPPPLDMVLDALPDAPDCWYVHDMALAPRTRGAGVAARLYDAALTSAQALGLAASALVAVQQSQGFWARFGYKAATDVSPLIAAKLAGYGDGAVFMTRTL; from the coding sequence ATGCGCCCTGCCGACCTTCCTCAAGTGTTGGTGGTACAGGCTCAGGCCTATGGCGACGTGATGCTGGAATCGGAAGCCACGCTGGGTTCGCGGCTGGCGCTGTCCCCCGCCACCTGCTGGGTGGCCGTGGATGAGACCGCCGTGGTGGCCGGGTATCTGTTCACGCATCCGTGGCAACTCGCCGCCCCGCCACCGCTCGACATGGTACTCGACGCTCTGCCCGACGCCCCCGACTGCTGGTACGTCCACGATATGGCACTCGCCCCGCGCACGCGAGGCGCGGGTGTGGCGGCCCGCCTGTATGACGCCGCGTTGACCTCGGCACAGGCACTTGGCCTTGCCGCATCCGCACTCGTTGCAGTGCAGCAATCACAAGGTTTCTGGGCGCGTTTCGGCTACAAGGCTGCCACCGATGTCTCACCGTTGATTGCGGCGAAGCTGGCTGGCTACGGTGACGGCGCGGTGTTCATGACACGCACGCTGTAA
- a CDS encoding MlaA family lipoprotein, which yields MTRFRTSAVLAVGALTLAGCATVTNPTPTDPIEGFNRSMFTFNDKLDKAVMTPVAKGYQFIVPQPGRDMVTNFFSNVGDVYNFANNLLQLQITAAVQDLMRLTINTLWGVGGLFDFATPAGLPKHSQDFGVTLGKWGVPDGPYLVLPLLGPSTVRDTAGMAANLYLDPTSYIKPDWVSYSLYGVRLVNTRANLLDASNLLEAAALDPYSFTRDAYLARRKYLISGGASGSAPLPNYEEEDGAAGAGAAGAAAGAGAQPMPAPASGASAEPESGSPQGSPLPGTMVPGGLPFRR from the coding sequence ATGACCCGCTTCCGTACTTCGGCAGTGCTGGCCGTCGGCGCCTTGACGCTGGCCGGTTGCGCCACTGTGACGAACCCCACGCCGACCGACCCCATCGAAGGGTTCAACCGTTCGATGTTCACGTTCAACGACAAGCTCGACAAGGCTGTCATGACCCCGGTGGCCAAGGGCTACCAATTTATCGTGCCGCAGCCCGGGCGCGACATGGTCACGAACTTCTTCTCGAACGTGGGCGACGTGTACAACTTCGCCAACAACCTGCTGCAATTGCAAATCACGGCGGCGGTACAGGATCTGATGCGCCTGACGATCAACACGCTCTGGGGCGTGGGGGGTCTGTTCGACTTTGCAACGCCGGCCGGCTTGCCCAAGCACAGCCAGGACTTCGGCGTGACGCTCGGCAAGTGGGGCGTGCCTGACGGCCCGTATCTGGTGTTGCCGCTGCTCGGCCCGAGCACGGTGCGCGATACGGCCGGGATGGCGGCCAATCTGTATCTTGATCCGACGTCCTATATCAAGCCGGATTGGGTGAGCTACTCGCTGTACGGCGTGCGTCTGGTGAACACGCGGGCTAACCTGCTCGACGCTTCGAACCTGCTCGAAGCCGCAGCGCTCGATCCGTATTCGTTCACGCGTGACGCCTATCTGGCACGCCGCAAGTACCTGATCAGCGGCGGTGCATCGGGCAGTGCCCCGCTGCCGAACTACGAAGAGGAAGACGGCGCTGCCGGTGCGGGTGCCGCAGGCGCGGCGGCTGGCGCGGGCGCGCAGCCGATGCCGGCGCCGGCGTCGGGCGCATCAGCCGAGCCGGAATCGGGTTCGCCGCAAGGCTCGCCGCTGCCGGGCACGATGGTGCCGGGTGGTCTGCCGTTCCGTCGTTGA
- a CDS encoding ABC transporter permease, translating into MIGFRTLFYKEVLRFWKVSFQTVAAPVLTALLYLMIFGHVLEDRVKVYDQITYTSFLVPGLVMMSVLQNAFANSSSSLIQSKITGNLVFVLLPPLSHWEMFGAYVLAAVVRGLCVGFGVFLVTVTFTHLTFAAPLWILGFAFLGAAILGTLGLIAGIWAEKFDQLAAFQNFLIMPATFLAGVFYSIHSLPPLWQAVSHFNPFFYMIDGFRYGFFGVSDVSPATSLAVVGATFLILATVALNLLRRGYKLRH; encoded by the coding sequence ATGATCGGTTTTCGTACGTTGTTTTATAAGGAAGTGCTGCGCTTCTGGAAGGTGAGCTTCCAGACCGTGGCGGCACCGGTGCTCACCGCGCTGCTGTATCTGATGATCTTCGGCCACGTGCTCGAAGACCGTGTGAAGGTCTACGACCAGATCACCTACACGTCGTTTCTGGTGCCGGGTCTGGTGATGATGAGCGTGTTGCAGAACGCGTTCGCGAACAGTTCCTCGTCGCTTATTCAGTCGAAGATCACCGGCAATCTGGTGTTCGTGCTGCTGCCGCCGCTCTCGCACTGGGAGATGTTCGGTGCGTACGTGCTTGCTGCCGTGGTGCGCGGGTTGTGCGTCGGCTTCGGCGTATTCCTCGTGACCGTGACGTTCACGCATCTGACGTTTGCCGCGCCGCTGTGGATTCTCGGCTTCGCGTTCCTGGGCGCAGCGATTCTCGGCACGCTCGGGCTGATTGCGGGCATCTGGGCCGAGAAATTCGATCAGCTCGCGGCCTTCCAGAACTTCCTGATCATGCCGGCGACGTTCCTCGCGGGCGTGTTCTATTCGATTCATTCGTTGCCGCCGCTGTGGCAAGCCGTGTCGCACTTCAACCCGTTCTTCTACATGATCGACGGGTTCCGCTACGGCTTCTTCGGCGTCTCCGATGTCTCGCCGGCCACGAGCCTGGCGGTCGTCGGCGCGACGTTCCTGATACTCGCAACCGTGGCGCTGAATCTGCTGCGCCGCGGCTACAAACTGCGTCACTGA
- the mlaE gene encoding lipid asymmetry maintenance ABC transporter permease subunit MlaE, with product MITAIGGFVRGHVERLGYGARLFLRMLRSSGALLRRPRLVTDQIHFVGNYSFVIIAVSGLFVGFVLGLQGYYTLNKYGSEQALGLLVALSLVRELGPVVTALLFAGRAGTSLTAEIGLMKAGEQLTAMEMMAIDPIARVVAPRFWAGVIAMPILAAIFSAVGIFGGYLVGVQMIGVDSGAFWSQMQGGVDVWADVANGVIKSVVFGIAVTFIALYQGFEAQPTPEGVSRATTRTVVQASLAVLALDFLLTALMFS from the coding sequence ATGATCACGGCGATCGGCGGTTTTGTCCGCGGGCATGTCGAGCGCCTGGGCTACGGCGCGCGCTTGTTCCTGCGCATGTTGAGGTCGAGCGGTGCGCTGCTGCGCCGCCCGCGTCTGGTGACCGATCAAATTCACTTCGTCGGCAACTACTCGTTCGTGATCATTGCGGTCTCGGGCCTGTTTGTCGGCTTCGTGCTGGGCCTGCAAGGCTATTACACGCTCAACAAGTACGGTTCGGAACAGGCGCTCGGCCTGCTCGTCGCGCTGTCGCTCGTGCGTGAGCTCGGTCCGGTCGTCACGGCGCTGCTGTTTGCCGGGCGGGCGGGGACGTCGCTCACGGCGGAGATTGGCCTGATGAAAGCTGGCGAACAACTGACGGCGATGGAGATGATGGCGATCGACCCGATCGCGCGCGTCGTTGCGCCGCGTTTCTGGGCGGGCGTGATCGCGATGCCGATTCTTGCCGCGATCTTCTCGGCGGTCGGTATCTTCGGCGGCTATCTGGTCGGCGTGCAGATGATCGGTGTCGACAGCGGTGCGTTCTGGTCGCAGATGCAGGGCGGCGTCGACGTCTGGGCGGATGTCGCCAACGGCGTGATCAAGAGCGTTGTGTTCGGCATTGCCGTGACTTTTATTGCGCTGTATCAGGGGTTTGAAGCTCAGCCGACGCCCGAGGGTGTCTCGCGCGCGACGACACGCACGGTGGTGCAGGCGTCGCTGGCCGTGCTGGCGCTCGATTTCCTGCTCACGGCCCTGATGTTCAGCTAA
- the thiS gene encoding sulfur carrier protein ThiS: MDIQINQQTLSVADAATLAEALAAYGAKPPFAAAVNGQFVPKTQYAARQLVQGDKVDVVQPVAGG, translated from the coding sequence ATGGATATCCAGATCAATCAACAGACGCTGAGCGTGGCCGATGCGGCAACGCTCGCCGAAGCACTCGCCGCTTACGGCGCTAAGCCGCCTTTTGCGGCCGCCGTGAACGGACAGTTCGTGCCCAAGACGCAATACGCCGCGCGCCAACTCGTGCAGGGCGACAAAGTCGATGTCGTGCAACCGGTCGCCGGAGGCTGA